Proteins co-encoded in one Vagococcus entomophilus genomic window:
- the hisD gene encoding histidinol dehydrogenase, with product MKWMIDETRIILEQLASEAKESGREQAQYETKVREILWEIETRGQEALKEYSEKFDKFKGDTFLVSKEEIKAATKRVETEVMDALKQAKRNIVSFHEQQKQEAFIDSGREGVLRGQLILPLEAVGVYVPGGTAAYPSSVLMNVLPAKIAGVKKIVMVTPPSETGIPDVILAAANIAGVDEIYQVGGAQAIAALAYGTTCVPKVDKIVGPGNIYVASAKKLVFGHVAIDMIAGPSEIGVIADDSANPVFIAADLLSQAEHDERARTFLVTDSIELAKKVEQEVEKQLVTLPRKKIAEKSLADFGKLIVVKNLEEAFNVMNALAPEHLEIQLPEPLSYLPKITNAGSVFLGSYASEPVGDYIAGANHVLPTSGTSRFYSPLGVYDFIKRTQFTYYSKKALEEDRQAIQILARKEGLEAHARAVEVRFEEDNK from the coding sequence ATGAAGTGGATGATAGATGAAACTCGGATTATTCTGGAACAACTCGCAAGTGAAGCAAAAGAAAGCGGGCGAGAACAAGCGCAATATGAAACCAAAGTAAGAGAAATTTTATGGGAAATTGAAACGCGCGGTCAGGAAGCATTAAAAGAGTATTCAGAAAAGTTTGACAAATTCAAAGGAGACACATTTTTAGTCTCAAAGGAAGAGATCAAAGCTGCTACAAAAAGAGTGGAAACAGAAGTGATGGATGCGCTAAAGCAAGCCAAGCGGAATATTGTATCTTTTCATGAACAGCAAAAACAAGAAGCGTTCATCGATAGTGGTCGAGAAGGCGTACTTAGAGGTCAGTTAATATTGCCATTAGAGGCAGTTGGCGTGTACGTCCCTGGTGGAACAGCTGCTTATCCCTCCTCCGTCTTGATGAATGTCTTGCCTGCTAAAATTGCGGGTGTCAAAAAAATCGTGATGGTAACTCCTCCAAGTGAGACGGGAATTCCTGATGTAATTTTAGCAGCGGCCAATATTGCAGGAGTGGATGAAATTTACCAAGTAGGAGGCGCTCAGGCCATTGCAGCTCTAGCTTATGGTACGACTTGTGTTCCCAAGGTAGATAAAATCGTCGGACCAGGAAATATTTATGTTGCATCGGCTAAAAAATTAGTGTTTGGACACGTCGCAATTGATATGATAGCAGGTCCCTCAGAAATCGGGGTTATTGCGGATGACTCTGCCAACCCAGTCTTTATAGCGGCAGATTTATTGTCTCAGGCAGAGCATGACGAACGTGCGCGTACCTTTTTAGTGACTGATTCGATTGAACTAGCAAAAAAAGTAGAGCAAGAGGTAGAAAAACAACTCGTTACCTTACCTAGAAAAAAAATTGCTGAAAAATCTTTGGCAGATTTTGGGAAGCTAATTGTGGTTAAAAACCTTGAAGAGGCATTTAACGTGATGAATGCATTAGCACCGGAACACTTAGAGATTCAACTTCCAGAACCACTTAGTTATTTACCAAAAATAACCAATGCTGGCTCCGTCTTCCTAGGGAGTTATGCCTCAGAACCAGTGGGAGATTACATTGCTGGTGCCAATCATGTACTCCCAACGAGTGGGACTTCTCGTTTTTATTCGCCACTTGGGGTATATGATTTTATTAAACGAACACAGTTCACTTACTATTCGAAAAAAGCGCTAGAAGAAGATCGCCAAGCTATTCAGATTTTAGCAAGAAAAGAAGGATTAGAAGCACATGCACGCGCGGTAGAAGTTCGTTTTGAGGAGGATAACAAGTAA
- the hisB gene encoding imidazoleglycerol-phosphate dehydratase HisB, whose protein sequence is MRKAEKTRETAETNITLKINLDQQEPVSVETGIGFFDHMLILLARHGRFSLVVAADGDIDVDAHHTVEDVGIVLGECLREALGEKAGINRYGTSFVPMDESLGMAVVDLSGRSYLVFDATFTNPKLGLFDTELAEEFFQALAFNVKMNLHLKILYGKNTHHQIEALFKATGRALREAVSYNSEIKGVNSTKGSLL, encoded by the coding sequence ATGAGAAAAGCAGAGAAGACAAGAGAAACAGCAGAAACAAACATTACCTTAAAAATTAATTTAGACCAACAAGAACCAGTGTCCGTTGAAACAGGTATTGGATTTTTTGATCATATGCTTATCTTATTAGCAAGACATGGACGCTTTTCACTTGTGGTAGCAGCAGATGGAGACATTGATGTAGACGCTCATCATACAGTAGAGGATGTGGGGATTGTGCTTGGAGAATGCTTGAGGGAAGCGTTGGGTGAGAAAGCAGGCATCAATCGATATGGGACTAGTTTTGTGCCAATGGATGAAAGCTTAGGCATGGCAGTAGTTGATTTAAGTGGACGGTCTTACTTAGTATTTGATGCGACATTTACAAATCCAAAGCTTGGTTTATTTGATACAGAACTTGCTGAAGAATTTTTCCAAGCATTAGCGTTTAATGTTAAAATGAACTTACACTTGAAAATTTTATACGGAAAAAATACTCATCACCAAATCGAAGCCCTATTTAAAGCAACCGGGAGGGCGCTTCGAGAGGCTGTATCCTATAATTCTGAAATCAAAGGCGTGAACTCTACGAAGGGGTCGTTATTATGA
- the hisH gene encoding imidazole glycerol phosphate synthase subunit HisH: protein MIVIIDYDTGNTKSVQRALLAVGLSSKVSADPDEIRAAKGLVLPGVGAYPQAMQALKERKLDLLIKEEVKKGKPLLGICLGMQLLLEGSMEYGFSEGLGLIEGICEPLPKENNFPVPHVGWNQLTITSSNKLVVGLQDQFVYFVHSYYADCEPEYIDAVAQYSLKIPAIISSGHVFGIQFHPEKSGEVGLELLKKFKEVVEDEHLTGN from the coding sequence ATGATTGTAATTATTGACTATGATACTGGCAATACTAAGAGTGTTCAAAGAGCACTTTTAGCAGTTGGACTTTCAAGTAAAGTTTCAGCAGATCCAGATGAAATTAGAGCAGCCAAAGGACTGGTGCTACCTGGTGTGGGAGCCTATCCACAAGCTATGCAAGCACTTAAAGAGCGCAAACTAGATTTATTAATCAAAGAGGAAGTAAAAAAAGGTAAACCATTACTGGGCATTTGCTTGGGAATGCAACTCTTGCTTGAAGGAAGCATGGAATATGGCTTTTCGGAAGGATTAGGACTGATTGAAGGGATTTGTGAACCTTTGCCAAAAGAAAATAATTTTCCAGTTCCACATGTCGGTTGGAATCAGTTAACGATTACAAGTTCTAACAAGCTAGTTGTAGGCTTACAGGATCAATTTGTGTACTTTGTTCATTCCTACTATGCAGACTGTGAACCAGAGTATATCGATGCTGTGGCACAATATTCATTAAAAATACCAGCGATTATTTCTTCAGGTCATGTTTTTGGTATTCAGTTTCACCCTGAGAAGAGCGGGGAAGTTGGATTGGAGCTTTTGAAAAAGTTTAAGGAGGTCGTAGAAGATGAACATCTTACCGGCAATTGA
- the hisA gene encoding 1-(5-phosphoribosyl)-5-[(5-phosphoribosylamino)methylideneamino]imidazole-4-carboxamide isomerase produces the protein MNILPAIDLRDGKCVRLYQGDFSKETIVNENPVVQAKEFERKGLKYLHVVDLDGALAGRAVNAQVIKDIKKSTTLKMEVGGGIHSFEQIEAYVNAGIDRVIIGSKALTDPQFVRQAVKLYGDKIAVGIDAKEGYVATRGWKEVSQVHFLTFAKEVQKIGVQTIIYTDIAKDGTLSGPNLADYRTLKQTVKMQIIASGGVSKLADLLELKKLNLYGAIVGKAYYSGNITAKQMKEVEV, from the coding sequence ATGAACATCTTACCGGCAATTGATTTACGTGATGGCAAATGTGTCCGACTTTACCAAGGGGATTTTTCAAAAGAAACAATTGTTAATGAAAACCCAGTAGTGCAAGCAAAGGAATTTGAACGAAAAGGGCTAAAGTATTTGCACGTTGTAGACTTAGATGGTGCATTAGCGGGACGAGCTGTCAATGCCCAAGTAATTAAAGACATCAAAAAGTCAACGACCCTAAAGATGGAAGTTGGTGGGGGAATTCACTCATTTGAACAGATCGAAGCATATGTTAACGCAGGGATTGACCGAGTGATTATCGGCTCTAAAGCTTTGACGGACCCGCAATTTGTCAGGCAAGCAGTTAAGCTATATGGTGATAAAATTGCGGTTGGAATTGATGCGAAAGAGGGATATGTAGCGACAAGAGGCTGGAAAGAAGTGAGCCAAGTCCACTTTTTGACATTTGCAAAAGAGGTTCAAAAAATAGGTGTCCAAACAATTATTTATACAGATATCGCCAAAGACGGGACATTATCAGGGCCTAACTTAGCAGACTACCGTACTTTGAAGCAGACTGTTAAGATGCAGATTATTGCTTCGGGTGGTGTTAGCAAATTAGCAGACTTACTAGAATTAAAAAAATTAAATCTTTATGGAGCGATTGTAGGTAAAGCTTATTATAGTGGAAATATCACGGCCAAACAGATGAAGGAGGTCGAAGTATAA
- the hisF gene encoding imidazole glycerol phosphate synthase subunit HisF — MLAKRVIPCLDVTDGRVVKGVNFVELTDVGDPVAVAKAYGDQGADELFFLDITATSSNRKTMIDVIKRTAKEVFIPFTVGGGIRSVSDMKDLLSAGADKIALNSQAVATPTLISEGAKKFGNQCIVVAIDAKKIGSSWHVFVHGGRKDTGLDVVEWAQKVVELGAGEILLTSMDGDGTKDGYDIELTKIVSEAVGVPVIASGGCGSVEDIEEVFVKTRATAALAASIFHYGTLTIPEVKEQLKQKGVWVRA, encoded by the coding sequence ATGCTAGCTAAACGAGTTATTCCTTGTTTAGATGTGACGGACGGTAGAGTAGTTAAGGGGGTAAATTTTGTTGAGCTAACGGACGTGGGAGATCCTGTTGCAGTTGCTAAAGCCTATGGCGATCAAGGAGCAGATGAACTGTTTTTTTTAGATATTACGGCAACGAGTAGTAATCGAAAAACCATGATAGATGTAATAAAGCGTACGGCAAAAGAAGTGTTCATTCCTTTCACAGTTGGCGGGGGGATTCGCAGTGTTTCGGATATGAAAGACCTGCTAAGTGCAGGAGCGGATAAAATTGCGCTTAATTCTCAAGCAGTTGCAACGCCAACACTCATTTCAGAAGGTGCCAAAAAATTTGGCAATCAATGTATTGTAGTGGCCATTGATGCAAAAAAAATCGGAAGCTCTTGGCATGTTTTTGTGCATGGGGGACGAAAAGACACCGGTCTAGACGTGGTCGAATGGGCGCAAAAAGTGGTAGAGTTAGGTGCAGGAGAAATTTTACTGACGAGTATGGATGGGGACGGCACCAAAGATGGTTATGACATTGAACTGACGAAAATAGTCAGCGAAGCGGTAGGGGTTCCTGTTATTGCCTCTGGCGGTTGTGGTTCGGTTGAGGATATCGAAGAAGTATTTGTAAAAACAAGAGCAACGGCTGCCCTAGCTGCAAGTATTTTCCACTATGGAACTTTGACAATACCAGAAGTAAAAGAGCAACTGAAGCAAAAAGGAGTGTGGGTTAGAGCATGA
- the hisI gene encoding phosphoribosyl-AMP cyclohydrolase: MTNNQVDFSKGLVPAILIEEQSKEVLMLAYMNEESYQKTLETGDAWFYSRSRNSLWHKGATSGHIQKVVKIMTDCDRDTLLITVHPLGPACHTGAKSCFFNLIEEKNEEEKE, encoded by the coding sequence ATGACAAATAACCAAGTAGATTTTTCAAAAGGCTTAGTTCCAGCGATACTGATTGAGGAGCAGAGTAAGGAGGTTTTGATGCTTGCTTATATGAATGAAGAGAGTTATCAGAAGACTTTGGAAACAGGTGATGCATGGTTTTATTCGCGCTCAAGAAATTCTTTATGGCATAAAGGTGCGACGAGTGGACATATTCAAAAAGTAGTAAAAATTATGACAGATTGTGATCGAGATACGCTCTTAATTACCGTACATCCATTAGGACCAGCTTGCCATACAGGAGCAAAGAGTTGTTTTTTTAATCTGATAGAAGAAAAAAATGAGGAGGAAAAAGAATGA
- the hisE gene encoding phosphoribosyl-ATP diphosphatase produces MIEELYQEIKSRKQVPKEGSYTNYLFDKGLDKILKKVGEEATEVVIAAKNDKAELIAEISDLTYHILVLLAEKEIALEEIREELGKREGKISKTKDRKEITDL; encoded by the coding sequence ATGATTGAGGAACTGTATCAAGAAATAAAATCTAGAAAGCAAGTACCAAAAGAAGGATCTTATACTAATTATTTGTTTGATAAAGGACTAGACAAAATTTTAAAAAAAGTTGGGGAAGAGGCTACCGAAGTAGTAATTGCAGCAAAAAATGATAAGGCAGAGTTGATTGCTGAAATTTCAGATCTTACGTATCATATATTAGTGTTACTTGCAGAAAAAGAAATTGCTTTAGAAGAAATTCGAGAAGAATTGGGCAAAAGAGAAGGAAAAATCAGCAAAACAAAAGATCGCAAAGAAATTACCGATTTATAA
- a CDS encoding amino acid ABC transporter permease, protein MDIAWRVLPALIEASGITLKLFGITLLFSLPLGLLVGLGSTLSFKPLKAIIGGYIWIIRGTPLLLQMFFIFYGLPLFSEIRFERLDAAILAFVINYTAYYAEIFRGGIEAIGNGQYEGAKVLGLTNFQTIRKIIIPQVLKIVLPSVGNEVITLVKDTSLVYAVGLSDIMRTGQIALQREVSIIPLIVVALIYLVLTGIVTIILKFIERKYSYYK, encoded by the coding sequence ATGGACATAGCATGGAGAGTTCTACCAGCACTAATCGAGGCATCTGGAATCACTTTGAAATTATTTGGGATTACCTTACTTTTTTCTTTACCATTGGGACTTCTTGTTGGATTGGGTTCAACTTTGTCTTTCAAACCGTTAAAAGCAATTATTGGAGGCTATATTTGGATTATCCGTGGGACTCCCTTACTGTTACAAATGTTTTTCATATTTTATGGTTTGCCGTTATTTAGCGAGATACGCTTTGAGCGACTGGATGCTGCAATTCTGGCTTTTGTGATAAATTACACGGCCTATTATGCAGAGATATTTCGTGGCGGGATTGAAGCGATTGGAAATGGACAATATGAGGGAGCGAAAGTACTAGGCTTAACCAACTTTCAAACCATTCGAAAAATCATTATTCCTCAAGTACTTAAAATTGTGTTACCATCTGTTGGCAACGAAGTGATTACCCTCGTAAAAGATACTTCTTTAGTATATGCAGTAGGTTTGAGCGATATTATGCGAACGGGACAAATTGCGCTCCAACGGGAAGTGAGTATTATTCCACTTATAGTAGTGGCGTTGATTTACTTAGTGCTAACGGGAATTGTCACGATAATTTTGAAATTTATTGAACGGAAATATAGTTATTATAAGTAA
- a CDS encoding amino acid ABC transporter ATP-binding protein, producing the protein MIEIKNLSKSFGDKKILKDISLRLEDSEIVAIVGPSGGGKTTLLRCISGLETMDHGEIFIDQKQVDPTKHQNGENLIGVVFQDFNLFPHLTVIENLLLAPTMVLKKEKEQLTKEAIDLLTALSLEGKEAQYPFELSGGQKQRVAIARALLMEPKVLCYDEPTSALDPDLRDSVAETILNLKKEGVTQIIVTHDHEFARKIADQLIEVEPIK; encoded by the coding sequence ATGATTGAAATAAAAAATTTGAGCAAGTCGTTTGGGGACAAAAAGATTTTAAAAGATATTTCGCTTCGTTTAGAAGACAGTGAAATAGTAGCGATAGTTGGTCCTTCTGGTGGAGGAAAAACAACTTTACTTCGCTGTATTAGTGGATTAGAAACAATGGATCACGGAGAGATATTTATTGATCAAAAGCAGGTAGATCCGACCAAACACCAAAATGGTGAAAATTTAATTGGTGTAGTTTTTCAAGATTTCAATCTTTTCCCACATCTGACTGTAATTGAAAATTTATTATTAGCACCTACAATGGTATTAAAAAAGGAGAAAGAACAGCTGACAAAAGAAGCAATCGACTTGTTAACGGCTCTTTCATTAGAAGGCAAAGAAGCTCAATATCCTTTCGAACTTTCTGGTGGACAAAAGCAACGTGTAGCAATCGCTCGAGCACTACTGATGGAGCCAAAGGTACTTTGTTATGATGAACCGACAAGTGCCCTTGATCCCGATTTGCGTGATAGTGTCGCAGAAACCATTTTGAACTTAAAAAAAGAAGGCGTTACACAAATTATCGTCACTCATGATCATGAGTTTGCGAGGAAAATTGCAGATCAACTAATCGAAGTAGAACCGATTAAGTAG
- a CDS encoding amino acid ABC transporter substrate-binding protein — MKKKLLIVLVMICCIGMLGACSKKSSSKSSTLGWAELKKKGTVVVGVDDSFVPMGFRDDKNHLVGFDIDLAKAVFKELGVKVKFQAIEWSMKETELKNGSIDVIWNGYTMTNDRKEKVSFTNPYLKNDQIVVSLKKNNITTIEQLKNKVLGVQQGSSGADALNDSPAQLLNKIKDQTPVLYDTYAEAFLDLKSGRIDGLLIDRVFAEYYISHEKSEKEYATMKTSFATENYAIGVRKGDSAFVKALNQALKTNYENGKAKEISEKWFGEDKIVPQK; from the coding sequence ATGAAAAAGAAATTATTGATTGTTTTGGTAATGATTTGTTGTATAGGAATGTTAGGAGCGTGCAGCAAGAAGAGCAGTAGTAAGAGTAGTACTCTAGGCTGGGCAGAATTGAAAAAGAAGGGGACAGTTGTGGTCGGGGTAGATGACTCCTTTGTCCCAATGGGGTTCCGTGATGATAAAAACCATTTGGTTGGGTTTGACATTGATTTGGCTAAAGCAGTTTTTAAAGAGCTAGGAGTAAAGGTAAAGTTTCAGGCAATTGAGTGGTCTATGAAGGAGACCGAGCTGAAAAATGGGTCGATCGATGTGATCTGGAATGGCTACACCATGACCAATGACCGAAAAGAAAAAGTATCTTTTACAAACCCATATTTAAAAAATGACCAAATTGTTGTGAGCCTGAAAAAAAATAACATCACAACAATTGAACAGCTAAAAAATAAAGTATTAGGGGTCCAGCAAGGCTCAAGTGGTGCGGATGCATTAAATGACTCACCAGCACAACTGTTAAATAAAATCAAAGACCAAACTCCTGTACTCTATGACACGTATGCAGAAGCATTCTTAGATTTAAAGTCGGGCAGAATTGATGGACTATTAATTGACCGCGTATTTGCAGAGTATTATATTTCTCATGAAAAATCTGAGAAAGAGTACGCAACGATGAAGACATCTTTTGCAACTGAAAATTATGCGATTGGCGTACGTAAAGGAGATTCGGCATTTGTTAAGGCGCTAAATCAAGCGCTAAAAACAAATTACGAAAACGGAAAAGCCAAAGAAATTAGTGAAAAATGGTTTGGTGAAGACAAAATTGTTCCCCAAAAGTAA
- the mltG gene encoding endolytic transglycosylase MltG, with translation MEKQVKMKNKEDKMVRKIVTIVVSVLVLCIVVAGISFYFYFKAGLEPLNKENKSLIQVEIPSGTTSKGIGSILEEKKVIKSGFVFSYYIKKNNLSDFKAGYYQFSPSMTLSEISALLQEGGTADPEALADAKIQIPEGYSLEQIATLIGKKTKFSKDDVLALLKDETFFNKMLKKYPQLLTSTSEVNNTRYKLEGYLFPATYNYYKKNSLESLIEQMIKASNNVMEKYYDKITQSKKSVQQTLTLASLVEKEGVTTADRQKIAQVFYNRMDKEMPLQSDISVLYALGTHKEFLSNKDTQVDSPYNLYLNKGYGPGPFNNPSEDAIMAVLNPDINVSDLYFLADTSTGKVYFAKTYEEHLKLKKQYIDDKTK, from the coding sequence ATGGAGAAACAAGTAAAAATGAAAAATAAAGAAGACAAGATGGTCAGAAAAATAGTGACAATCGTGGTATCTGTATTGGTACTATGTATCGTAGTGGCAGGAATTTCTTTTTATTTTTATTTTAAAGCCGGTTTGGAACCGTTAAATAAAGAGAATAAATCTTTAATACAAGTCGAAATTCCCTCAGGGACTACGAGCAAAGGAATTGGCAGTATTCTTGAGGAGAAAAAAGTAATCAAGAGTGGTTTTGTATTTAGCTACTATATCAAGAAAAATAATTTGTCGGATTTTAAAGCCGGTTACTACCAGTTTTCACCGAGTATGACGCTATCTGAAATTAGTGCCTTGCTCCAAGAAGGGGGAACAGCTGATCCAGAAGCTTTGGCTGATGCAAAAATACAAATTCCAGAAGGCTATTCACTGGAACAAATTGCAACCTTGATTGGCAAGAAAACGAAATTTAGTAAAGACGATGTGCTGGCATTGTTAAAGGATGAAACGTTTTTTAATAAAATGTTGAAAAAATATCCTCAACTTTTAACAAGTACATCCGAGGTAAATAACACAAGATACAAGCTAGAAGGTTACTTATTCCCAGCAACCTATAATTATTACAAAAAAAATAGCTTAGAATCGTTGATCGAGCAGATGATTAAAGCTTCTAACAATGTAATGGAAAAATACTATGATAAAATTACTCAATCAAAAAAATCAGTCCAACAAACATTGACACTTGCCTCGTTGGTTGAAAAAGAGGGAGTTACCACAGCAGATAGACAAAAAATAGCACAAGTATTTTACAATCGGATGGACAAAGAGATGCCACTTCAATCAGATATTAGTGTTTTGTATGCATTAGGAACGCATAAAGAATTTCTCTCTAATAAGGATACACAGGTAGACTCACCTTATAATCTATATTTGAACAAAGGATATGGTCCAGGTCCTTTCAATAATCCTAGTGAAGATGCGATTATGGCTGTGTTAAACCCAGATATCAATGTATCAGATTTGTATTTCTTGGCTGACACATCGACTGGAAAAGTTTATTTTGCGAAAACTTATGAAGAGCATTTAAAATTGAAAAAACAATATATTGATGATAAAACGAAGTAG
- the greA gene encoding transcription elongation factor GreA — protein sequence MVEKVYPMTIEGKQKLEEELEQLKTEKRKEIVERIKIARSFGDLSENSEYESAKDEQAFVEGRITTLETMIRFAQIIDNEGVDSDEVSLGKKVVFQELPDGDEEEYIIVGSAEADPFSGKISNDSPIAKALIGKRVGDNVIISTPGGDMNVKITQVS from the coding sequence ATGGTAGAAAAAGTATATCCAATGACAATAGAAGGTAAGCAAAAGTTAGAAGAAGAATTAGAACAATTAAAAACTGAAAAAAGAAAAGAAATTGTGGAGAGAATTAAGATTGCACGCAGTTTTGGAGACCTATCTGAAAACTCAGAATATGAGTCTGCTAAAGATGAACAAGCATTTGTGGAAGGTAGAATTACAACCCTTGAAACAATGATTCGTTTTGCACAAATCATTGACAATGAAGGTGTCGATTCAGATGAAGTTTCACTTGGGAAAAAAGTTGTTTTCCAAGAGCTACCTGATGGTGATGAAGAGGAATATATCATTGTTGGGAGTGCTGAGGCAGATCCTTTTTCTGGGAAAATTTCCAATGACTCCCCAATTGCAAAAGCTTTGATTGGGAAACGTGTGGGTGACAATGTGATTATTAGTACACCTGGTGGCGACATGAATGTAAAAATCACCCAAGTATCTTAA
- the liaF gene encoding cell wall-active antibiotics response protein LiaF, whose protein sequence is MKNSWKLFLIIELALLLLFLWQIFHEPNVLFCTVVLGFISSMEVKKKKRRGAFHQFIFVSSILLLIFCLFSIPATWLFLTVTLLFIVLKGAELSGSLFGTQNIWMKKGIHIIQTEEPSEKSGKRAKHNWFGNQHIGDHVYEWDDLNFFIFAGDTIIDLGNTLLPKTDNVIMMRKGFGRTRILVPQGIAISVIGSSLNGKLTFEGQTYSLFNETMNVYSEDYDTNDRRIKIVSSTLLGDIEVIRT, encoded by the coding sequence ATGAAAAATTCTTGGAAACTTTTTCTGATTATAGAGCTAGCCTTGCTGTTGCTTTTTCTTTGGCAGATCTTTCATGAACCGAATGTGCTATTTTGTACAGTTGTACTCGGATTTATTAGCTCAATGGAAGTAAAAAAGAAAAAACGAAGAGGGGCGTTTCATCAATTTATTTTTGTATCGAGTATTTTGTTGCTGATATTTTGCTTGTTTAGCATCCCTGCCACGTGGTTATTTTTGACTGTTACACTATTGTTTATTGTGTTAAAGGGGGCAGAGCTCTCTGGTTCTCTTTTTGGAACTCAAAATATTTGGATGAAAAAAGGTATTCATATCATACAAACAGAAGAACCTAGTGAAAAATCAGGAAAAAGAGCGAAACACAATTGGTTTGGCAATCAACACATAGGGGATCACGTATATGAATGGGATGACCTAAACTTTTTCATCTTTGCTGGAGATACGATTATTGACTTAGGAAATACGCTACTGCCTAAAACAGATAATGTCATTATGATGAGAAAAGGCTTTGGGAGAACCAGAATTCTGGTACCACAAGGGATAGCAATTTCTGTGATTGGTTCCTCTTTAAACGGGAAATTAACATTTGAAGGTCAAACATATTCTTTGTTCAATGAAACAATGAACGTATATAGTGAGGATTATGATACTAATGACCGTAGAATCAAAATTGTTTCAAGTACATTGCTAGGGGATATCGAGGTGATTCGCACATGA
- a CDS encoding sensor histidine kinase, with the protein MIAKMSRLTIFLYTFLLLLLLLFFSGILFFHGVGVKNWLVAFVQVKIFYIPISAYLFFLAFSISLFINIVLYFIRRTQYGRLEENIRILSSENYDIPLFEKKIPHAEDDEYIPEIEKDLKKIKQKMLSMSQELQVLSSKPELVKGESKEMILQEERKRLARELHDSVSQQLFAATMMLSAVTEEADKQEISPSLYKQLKMVSGIINTSQSEMRALLLHLRPINLEGKSLKKGIEQLLVELKTKIKIDLFWEIDDVVLPMGIEDHLFRIVQELLSNTLRHAKASSLDVFLNQTTESVSLRVVDDGVGFDVNQKKLGSYGLQNICERVSGMGGSCKIISFKNKGTSIEIKIPIAKGEVG; encoded by the coding sequence ATGATTGCCAAGATGTCACGGTTGACTATTTTTCTATATACTTTTTTATTGTTGTTATTGTTGCTCTTTTTTTCTGGAATTTTATTTTTTCATGGTGTTGGAGTGAAAAATTGGCTAGTAGCCTTTGTTCAAGTGAAAATTTTCTACATTCCAATCAGTGCGTATTTATTTTTCTTAGCCTTTTCGATAAGTCTTTTTATTAATATTGTATTGTATTTTATTCGTCGGACACAATATGGTAGGTTAGAAGAAAACATTCGCATCTTATCTTCTGAAAATTATGATATTCCTTTATTTGAGAAAAAGATTCCTCATGCAGAGGATGATGAATACATTCCTGAGATTGAAAAAGATTTAAAAAAAATCAAACAAAAAATGCTTTCGATGTCACAAGAATTACAGGTGCTATCTAGCAAGCCAGAACTTGTCAAAGGCGAATCTAAAGAGATGATTTTACAAGAAGAAAGGAAACGTTTAGCTAGAGAATTGCATGATTCAGTAAGCCAACAACTATTTGCTGCGACGATGATGCTTTCTGCAGTAACAGAAGAAGCGGATAAGCAAGAGATTTCTCCAAGTTTATACAAACAGTTAAAAATGGTTTCAGGGATTATTAATACCTCACAATCAGAGATGAGAGCATTGTTACTTCACCTAAGGCCAATTAATCTTGAAGGAAAAAGCTTGAAAAAAGGCATTGAACAATTATTAGTAGAGCTAAAGACAAAGATTAAAATTGATTTATTTTGGGAAATTGATGATGTAGTACTCCCTATGGGGATTGAAGACCATCTGTTTCGTATCGTTCAAGAATTGCTTTCAAATACATTGAGGCACGCTAAAGCCAGTTCACTGGATGTGTTTTTAAATCAGACGACTGAGAGTGTTTCACTGAGAGTAGTGGATGATGGGGTTGGTTTTGATGTGAATCAAAAAAAATTAGGCAGTTATGGCCTGCAAAATATTTGTGAGCGAGTGAGTGGCATGGGCGGTAGTTGTAAAATAATTAGTTTTAAAAATAAAGGAACAAGTATAGAAATTAAAATTCCGATAGCAAAGGGTGAAGTTGGATGA